The following proteins are co-located in the Mus caroli chromosome 7, CAROLI_EIJ_v1.1, whole genome shotgun sequence genome:
- the Rps13 gene encoding 40S ribosomal protein S13, with protein sequence MGRMHAPGKGLSQSALPYRRSVPTWLKLTSDDVKEQIYKLAKKGLTPSQIGVILRDSHGVAQVRFVTGNKILRILKSKGLAPDLPEDLYHLIKKAVAVRKHLERNRKDKDAKFRLILIESRIHRLARYYKTKRVLPPNWKYESSTASALVA encoded by the exons ATGGGTCGCATGCACGCTCCCGG gAAGGGCCTGTCCCAGTCGGCGCTGCCCTACCGCCGTAGCGTCCCCACG TGGCTGAAGTTGACGTCTGACGACGTGAAGGAACAGATTTACAAATTGGCCAAGAAAGGCCTGACTCCCTCCCAGATAG GTGTAATCCTGAGGGACTCACACGGGGTGGCCCAGGTCCGTTTTGTGACTGGAAATAAAATCTTGAGAATTCTCAAGTCCAAAGGCCTTGCCCCTGACCTCCCCGAGGATCTCTACCATTTGATTAAGAAAGCTGTTGCTGTCCGAAAGCACCTTGAGAGGAACAGAAAG GATAAGGATGCTAAATTCCGCCTGATTCTGATAGAGAGCAGAATTCACCGATTGGCTCGATACTATAAGACTAAGCGGGTGCTCCCACCCAATTGGAAATA tgagTCATCCACAGCCTCTGCTCTAGTGGCATAA